A single genomic interval of Piliocolobus tephrosceles isolate RC106 chromosome 7, ASM277652v3, whole genome shotgun sequence harbors:
- the GPIHBP1 gene encoding glycosylphosphatidylinositol-anchored high density lipoprotein-binding protein 1 isoform X2 has translation MAFPAEGQGLGPQQLRKAPPDTSRNSTTDRTAGAETRGASEGGLGPSSALLSVGAEPQRSWREATIPGLAPRAGDPCAAHCLRLELVGATGKPTAMPLIPLLAAPKCCSRSQGHSSIGEMKVLRALLLALLLCGQPGRGQAQQEEEDEDEDHRPDDYDEEDEDEVEEEETNRLPGGRGRVLLWCYACQSLSRDERCNLTQSCSHGQACTTLIAHGNTESGLLTTHSAWCTDSCQPITKTVEGTQ, from the exons ATGGCTTTCCCAGCAGAAGGCCAAGGGTTGGGCCCCCAGCAGCTCCGGAAAGCTCCACCGGACACCAGCAGGAACAGCACTACAGACAGAACAGCAGGGGCAGAGACCCGAGGGGCTAGTGAAGGAGGCCTTGGGCCCAGCAGTGCGCTGCTGAGTGTGGGTGCAGAG cCCCAGAGGTCCTGGAGGGAAGCAACAATCCCTGGCCTGGCGCCTAGAGCTGGGGACCCGTGTGCGGCCCATTGTTTGAGACTGGAGCTGGTGGGGGCCACTGGGAAACCCACGGCAATGCCCTTGATCCCACTTCTCGCAGCTCCAAAGTGCTGCTCGAGGAGTCAGGGACACAGCAGCATCGGCGAGATGAAGGTGCTCAGGGCTCTCCTGCTTGCCCTTTTGCTGTGCGGACAGCCAG GAAGAGGGCAGGcacagcaggaggaagaggacgaGGACGAGGACCACAGGCCAGATGACTACGACGAGGAAGATGAGGATGAGGTGGAAGAGGAAGAGACCAACAGGCTCCCTGGTGGCAGGGGCAGAG TGCTGCTGTGGTGCTATGCCTGCCAGTCCCTGTCCAGGGACGAGCGCTGCAACCTGACGCAGAGCTGCTCACATGGCCAGGCCTGCACAACCCTCATTGCCCACGGGAACACCG agTCAGGCCTCCTGACCACCCACTCTGCGTGGTGCACAGACAGCTGCCAGCCCATCACCAAGACGGTCGAGGGGACCCAG TAA
- the GPIHBP1 gene encoding glycosylphosphatidylinositol-anchored high density lipoprotein-binding protein 1 isoform X3 translates to MAFPAEGQGLGPQQLRKAPPDTSRNSTTDRTAGAETRGASEGGLGPSSALLSVGAEPQRSWREATIPGLAPRAGDPCAAHCLRLELVGATGKPTAMPLIPLLAAPKCCSRSQGHSSIGEMKVLRALLLALLLCGQPGRGQAQQEEEDEDEDHRPDDYDEEDEDEVEEEETNRLPGGRGRVLLWCYACQSLSRDERCNLTQSCSHGQACTTLIAHGNTESGLLTTHSAWCTDSCQPITKTVEGTQ, encoded by the exons ATGGCTTTCCCAGCAGAAGGCCAAGGGTTGGGCCCCCAGCAGCTCCGGAAAGCTCCACCGGACACCAGCAGGAACAGCACTACAGACAGAACAGCAGGGGCAGAGACCCGAGGGGCTAGTGAAGGAGGCCTTGGGCCCAGCAGTGCGCTGCTGAGTGTGGGTGCAGAG cCCCAGAGGTCCTGGAGGGAAGCAACAATCCCTGGCCTGGCGCCTAGAGCTGGGGACCCGTGTGCGGCCCATTGTTTGAGACTGGAGCTGGTGGGGGCCACTGGGAAACCCACGGCAATGCCCTTGATCCCACTTCTCGCAGCTCCAAAGTGCTGCTCGAGGAGTCAGGGACACAGCAGCATCGGCGAGATGAAGGTGCTCAGGGCTCTCCTGCTTGCCCTTTTGCTGTGCGGACAGCCAG GAAGAGGGCAGGcacagcaggaggaagaggacgaGGACGAGGACCACAGGCCAGATGACTACGACGAGGAAGATGAGGATGAGGTGGAAGAGGAAGAGACCAACAGGCTCCCTGGTGGCAGGGGCAGAG TGCTGCTGTGGTGCTATGCCTGCCAGTCCCTGTCCAGGGACGAGCGCTGCAACCTGACGCAGAGCTGCTCACATGGCCAGGCCTGCACAACCCTCATTGCCCACGGGAACACCG agTCAGGCCTCCTGACCACCCACTCTGCGTGGTGCACAGACAGCTGCCAGCCCATCACCAAGACGGTCGAGGGGACCCAG TGA
- the GPIHBP1 gene encoding glycosylphosphatidylinositol-anchored high density lipoprotein-binding protein 1 isoform X4, producing the protein MPLIPLLAAPKCCSRSQGHSSIGEMKVLRALLLALLLCGQPGRGQAQQEEEDEDEDHRPDDYDEEDEDEVEEEETNRLPGGRGRVLLWCYACQSLSRDERCNLTQSCSHGQACTTLIAHGNTESGLLTTHSAWCTDSCQPITKTVEGTQVTTTCCQFSLCNVPPWQSSRVQDPPGKGAGGPRGSCKTVGTALLLNLLAGLGAMGAGRP; encoded by the exons ATGCCCTTGATCCCACTTCTCGCAGCTCCAAAGTGCTGCTCGAGGAGTCAGGGACACAGCAGCATCGGCGAGATGAAGGTGCTCAGGGCTCTCCTGCTTGCCCTTTTGCTGTGCGGACAGCCAG GAAGAGGGCAGGcacagcaggaggaagaggacgaGGACGAGGACCACAGGCCAGATGACTACGACGAGGAAGATGAGGATGAGGTGGAAGAGGAAGAGACCAACAGGCTCCCTGGTGGCAGGGGCAGAG TGCTGCTGTGGTGCTATGCCTGCCAGTCCCTGTCCAGGGACGAGCGCTGCAACCTGACGCAGAGCTGCTCACATGGCCAGGCCTGCACAACCCTCATTGCCCACGGGAACACCG agTCAGGCCTCCTGACCACCCACTCTGCGTGGTGCACAGACAGCTGCCAGCCCATCACCAAGACGGTCGAGGGGACCCAGGTGACCACAACCTGCTGCCAGTTCAGCCTGTGCAATGTCCCACCCTGGCAGAGCTCCCGAGTCCAGGACCCACCAGGCAAGGGGGCAGGCGGCCCCCGGGGCAGCTGCAAAACTGTGGGCACAGCCCTCCTGCTCAACCTCCTCGCTGGCCTTGGAGCAATGGGGGCCGGGAGACCCTGA
- the GPIHBP1 gene encoding glycosylphosphatidylinositol-anchored high density lipoprotein-binding protein 1 isoform X5, translating into MKVLRALLLALLLCGQPGRGQAQQEEEDEDEDHRPDDYDEEDEDEVEEEETNRLPGGRGRVLLWCYACQSLSRDERCNLTQSCSHGQACTTLIAHGNTESGLLTTHSAWCTDSCQPITKTVEGTQVTTTCCQFSLCNVPPWQSSRVQDPPGKGAGGPRGSCKTVGTALLLNLLAGLGAMGAGRP; encoded by the exons ATGAAGGTGCTCAGGGCTCTCCTGCTTGCCCTTTTGCTGTGCGGACAGCCAG GAAGAGGGCAGGcacagcaggaggaagaggacgaGGACGAGGACCACAGGCCAGATGACTACGACGAGGAAGATGAGGATGAGGTGGAAGAGGAAGAGACCAACAGGCTCCCTGGTGGCAGGGGCAGAG TGCTGCTGTGGTGCTATGCCTGCCAGTCCCTGTCCAGGGACGAGCGCTGCAACCTGACGCAGAGCTGCTCACATGGCCAGGCCTGCACAACCCTCATTGCCCACGGGAACACCG agTCAGGCCTCCTGACCACCCACTCTGCGTGGTGCACAGACAGCTGCCAGCCCATCACCAAGACGGTCGAGGGGACCCAGGTGACCACAACCTGCTGCCAGTTCAGCCTGTGCAATGTCCCACCCTGGCAGAGCTCCCGAGTCCAGGACCCACCAGGCAAGGGGGCAGGCGGCCCCCGGGGCAGCTGCAAAACTGTGGGCACAGCCCTCCTGCTCAACCTCCTCGCTGGCCTTGGAGCAATGGGGGCCGGGAGACCCTGA
- the GPIHBP1 gene encoding glycosylphosphatidylinositol-anchored high density lipoprotein-binding protein 1 isoform X1, giving the protein MAFPAEGQGLGPQQLRKAPPDTSRNSTTDRTAGAETRGASEGGLGPSSALLSVGAEPQRSWREATIPGLAPRAGDPCAAHCLRLELVGATGKPTAMPLIPLLAAPKCCSRSQGHSSIGEMKVLRALLLALLLCGQPGRGQAQQEEEDEDEDHRPDDYDEEDEDEVEEEETNRLPGGRGRVLLWCYACQSLSRDERCNLTQSCSHGQACTTLIAHGNTESGLLTTHSAWCTDSCQPITKTVEGTQVTTTCCQFSLCNVPPWQSSRVQDPPGKGAGGPRGSCKTVGTALLLNLLAGLGAMGAGRP; this is encoded by the exons ATGGCTTTCCCAGCAGAAGGCCAAGGGTTGGGCCCCCAGCAGCTCCGGAAAGCTCCACCGGACACCAGCAGGAACAGCACTACAGACAGAACAGCAGGGGCAGAGACCCGAGGGGCTAGTGAAGGAGGCCTTGGGCCCAGCAGTGCGCTGCTGAGTGTGGGTGCAGAG cCCCAGAGGTCCTGGAGGGAAGCAACAATCCCTGGCCTGGCGCCTAGAGCTGGGGACCCGTGTGCGGCCCATTGTTTGAGACTGGAGCTGGTGGGGGCCACTGGGAAACCCACGGCAATGCCCTTGATCCCACTTCTCGCAGCTCCAAAGTGCTGCTCGAGGAGTCAGGGACACAGCAGCATCGGCGAGATGAAGGTGCTCAGGGCTCTCCTGCTTGCCCTTTTGCTGTGCGGACAGCCAG GAAGAGGGCAGGcacagcaggaggaagaggacgaGGACGAGGACCACAGGCCAGATGACTACGACGAGGAAGATGAGGATGAGGTGGAAGAGGAAGAGACCAACAGGCTCCCTGGTGGCAGGGGCAGAG TGCTGCTGTGGTGCTATGCCTGCCAGTCCCTGTCCAGGGACGAGCGCTGCAACCTGACGCAGAGCTGCTCACATGGCCAGGCCTGCACAACCCTCATTGCCCACGGGAACACCG agTCAGGCCTCCTGACCACCCACTCTGCGTGGTGCACAGACAGCTGCCAGCCCATCACCAAGACGGTCGAGGGGACCCAGGTGACCACAACCTGCTGCCAGTTCAGCCTGTGCAATGTCCCACCCTGGCAGAGCTCCCGAGTCCAGGACCCACCAGGCAAGGGGGCAGGCGGCCCCCGGGGCAGCTGCAAAACTGTGGGCACAGCCCTCCTGCTCAACCTCCTCGCTGGCCTTGGAGCAATGGGGGCCGGGAGACCCTGA